The proteins below are encoded in one region of Scomber japonicus isolate fScoJap1 chromosome 2, fScoJap1.pri, whole genome shotgun sequence:
- the LOC128380079 gene encoding protein PERCC1: MAAGVIRNFLLQAPALDYFPLIFQHSPCKDDKEEKAGEKTEERDDEEEREEEDEEDMDDEDEDVASEAQEEEEECLEEVFLNPAHYALDVTKQLLRFADLISRDVQRYFGRCPGDQEACDIYSDSVSVTTSGRLRYYDDLLRIARAGSPEEQDSSFVTCGGGQGVAVAKSNKGLGPLAELFDHRGPSQGRCRPMIKRHLPLSFWTEPIPCCSLISYNSDTPSHGNTHEDINTHVHYNVLPHHNTLDSTQPDFSDLLANWDPNPELTHTLTENTHMEH, encoded by the coding sequence ATGGCGGCCGGCGTCATCAGGAACTTCCTTCTTCAGGCTCCGGCTCTAGACTATTTCCCCTTGATTTTCCAGCACTCTCCATGCAAGGACGACAAAGAAGAGAAAGCGGGGGAAAAGACCGAAGAGAGGGACgatgaggaggaaagagaagaagaagatgaggaagacaTGGATGACGAGGATGAAGATGTTGCATCTGAAgctcaggaggaagaggaggaatgttTAGAGGAAGTTTTTCTAAATCCTGCTCACTACGCCTTGGATGTGACCAAGCAGCTGCTGAGGTTTGCCGACCTCATCAGTCGTGATGTCCAGCGATATTTTGGTCGCTGTCCTGGAGATCAAGAAGCTTGTGACATCTACAGcgactctgtctctgtcacaaCTAGCGGACGTCTGCGTTACTACGACGACCTGCTGAGAATTGCAAGAGCAGGAAGTCCAGAGGAGCAAGACAGCTCCTTTGTGACCTGTGGTGGGGGTCAAGGAGTGGCGGTCGCTAAGAGCAACAAAGGCTTGGGGCCCCTGGCTGAACTGTTTGACCACAGGGGCCCAAGTCAGGGTCGGTGCCGCCCAATGATCAAGAGGCATCTCCCGCTCAGTTTCTGGACTGAGCCGatcccctgctgctctctgatCAGTTACAACAGTGACACACCTTCACACGGTAACACACACGAAGACATTAACACACATGTGCACTACAACGTGCTCCCACACCACAACACGCTCGACAGCACACAACCTGATTTCAGTGACTTGCTGGCAAACTGGGATCCGAACCCGGAGCTGACTCACACACTGACGGAGAACACACACATGGAGCATTAA
- the LOC128379964 gene encoding toll-like receptor 2, whose amino-acid sequence MRTVVFLMFVLLSMTDSVSRPQCHSCERTSCKCSRQNLTKVPAVPSHVTTELDLSFNRLGKITSDDFIAYTSLRCLIISNNRIRVIEEPAFDPLTNLEKLDLSSNRLDSLSVGWFKNLVSLQYLNLVGNMYKTLGQGNLFQSLKKLKFLHIGGPHLQSVRKSDFSGLSKLEELFFDGEKLQVYAEGSLRQIGHISHVTLGLNGPFMTNPALVKVILTDVAHPNTTLTFTDTKFYKEDQMSPIHVVSDSGTKSLILKNSTMSITASVTLLKMLSQSDITMLAIEDTKIEYIIFGPPTFLPKVDHLEVIIFKNIDIPQYYNFPVLPLLKPLLERVQRLSLINSKLFAIPCLLSVNVVDLEFFDITDNMITDLVLREMLCDGKFDHFNLQTINISRNNLHSINSQLFTKLHNLKNIDMSGNMFYTMPETCNWPPNLQYLNLSSMHLGIVTSCLPTSLRIIDLSYNDLKAFNIELPLLTDLYISGNKMYSFPDGDLYPRLSFLSIQNNYLNAFSKNDIEKYKMLKNLEAGMNMYDCSCDFLAFMTSDMKNYRVTFGDELKSYICHSPDAARGKTIADARLSVFECHTALALSLLCLGILAVFLLFAGLCHRFNVMWYMKMTWAWLKAKKKPKLKKEELEYDAFVSYSEMDSGWVEAHLIPELEQSEPPVRLCLHKRDFVPGGWILDNIMNAIEKSHKTLFIISKHFVRSEWCKYELDYTHFRLFDRNIDTAVLILLEPIDKETIPKKFCKLRRVMNSRTYLEWPDEDNQIPRFWQSLRAAIRRPVDIIRFNVDE is encoded by the coding sequence ATGAGAACTGTGGTATTTCTGATGTTCGTCCTCCTGTCGATGACTGACAGCGTCTCCAGACCACAGTGTCACAGCTGTGAACGAACATCATGTAAATGCTCAAGACAAAACCTGACTAAAGTCCCCGCAGTCCCCTCGCACGTCACCACTGAGCTTGACCTCTCGTTCAACAGACTGGGGAAAATAACGAGCGACGACTTTATTGCATACACCAGTTTAAGGTGTTTGATCATAAGTAACAACAGAATCCGAGTGATCGAGGAGCCAGCATTTGACCCGCTGACCAATTTGGAGAAACTGGACCTATCCTCAAATAGACTGGATTCCTTGTCTGTTGGATGGTTTAAGAACCTAGTATCCCTTCAGTACTTGAATCTTGTGGGGAACATGTATAAAACTCTGGGGCAAGGCAATCTCTTCCAGTCGCTGAAGAAATTAAAGTTCCTACATATCGGTGGACCTCACCTTCAGTCTGTCAGAAAAAGTGACTTTTCTGGGCTCAGCAAACTTGAAGAATTATTTTTTGATGGGGAAAAACTGCAGGTCTATGCAGAAGGAAGTTTGAGACAAATTGGGCATATCAGCCATGTGACACTTGGTCTGAATGGTCCATTTATGACAAATCCTGCACTTGTAAAAGTCATACTGACTGATGTTGCACACCCgaacacaacactgactttCACTGACACAAAGTTCTACAAAGAGGATCAAATGTCCCCAATTCATGTGGTCAGTGACAGTGGTACTAaaagtcttattttgaaaaattcAACCATGTCAATTACGGCTAGTGTGACACTTTTGAAAATGCTGTCACAATCTGATATAACTATGCTGGCAATTGAAGAtacaaaaatagaatatattatTTTCGGTCCCCCTACGTTTCTCCCAAAGGTTGACCATTTGGAGGTTATTATCTTTAAAAACATTGACATCCCTCAATACTACAACTTCCCAGTCCTCCCTCTCCTGAAACCTCTCTTGGAAAGAGTGCAAAGGCTTAGTTTGATAAACTCCAAGTTGTTCGCTATTCCTTGTTTGCTCTCTGTTAATGTCGTTGACCTGGAGTTTTTCGACATTACTGACAATATGATCACTGATCTGGTCCTGAGAGAAATGTTGTGCGATGgcaaatttgatcattttaatctgCAAACCATTAATATCAGCAGGAATAACCTGCACTCAATAAACAGCCAGCTCTTCACCAAACTACATAACCTTAAAAACATCGACATGAgtggaaatatgttttatacaaTGCCTGAGACTTGTAACTGGCCACCAAATCTCCAATATTTAAACCTTTCATCAATGCATTTAGGAATTGTGACCTCTTGTCTACCGACGAGTTTACGGATTATTGATCTATCGTACAATGACTTGAAGGCGTTCAACATCGAACTACCTCTTCTCACAGATTTATACATCTCTGGAAACAAAATGTATAGTTTCCCAGATGGTGATTTATATCCTCGTCTGTCATTTCTCTCTATTCAAAACAATTACTTAAATGCATTCAGTAAAAATGacatagaaaaatataaaatgctgaAGAATCTTGAGGCTGGTATGAACATGTATGACTGTTCATGTGACTTTTTAGCTTTCATGACAAGTGACATGAAGAATTATCGAGTCACATTTGGAGACGAGCTCAAGTCTTACATCTGTCACTCGCCTGATGCTGCAAGAGGAAAGACTATAGCGGATGCAAGGTTATCAGTGTTTGAGTGCCACACGGCTTTAGCTTTGTCTTTACTCTGCTTAGGCATCCTGGCAGTGTTTCTGCTCTTTGCCGGACTCTGTCACAGGTTCAATGTGATGTGGTACATGAAGATGACCTGGGCCTGGCTGAAAGCTAAGAAGAAGCCAAAGTTAAAAAAGGAAGAGCTTGAGTATGACGCCTTCGTTTCTTACAGCGAGATGGACTCTGGTTGGGTGGAGGCACATCTGATCCCGGAGCTCGAACAGTCCGAGCCTCCAGTCCGCCTGTGCCTACACAAGAGAGACTTTGTTCCTGGAGGCTGGATCTTGGACAACATCATGAACGCCATAGAGAAGAGTCACAAAACATTGTTCATCATTTCAAAGCATTTTGTCAGGAGTGAATGGTGCAAGTATGAGCTGGACTACACACATTTTAGATTGTTTGACCGGAACATCGACACAGCTGTGCTGATTCTGTTGGAGCCCATTGACAAAGAGACCATCCCCAAAAAGTTCTGTAAGCTGCGGAGAGTCATGAACTCCAGGACATACCTGGAGTGGCCTGATGAAGACAACCAGATCCCCAGGTTCTGGCAAAGTTTGAGAGCAGCTATTAGAAGACCTGTGGACATCATTAGATTCAATGTAGATGAAtag